Proteins co-encoded in one Flavivirga eckloniae genomic window:
- the porM gene encoding type IX secretion system motor protein PorM/GldM yields the protein MAGGNLSPRQKMINLMYLIFIAMLALNMSKEVLSAFGLMNERLVESNKSAKERNHSFVDNLKLKAEEQPEKYEPLKAKGEALDKLATDFDTYLEDLKSKMTATVDDATDYEIMDKGDYLDENFFKGDKLKPAGEEFLNQIKTFREGVVELLKDEKGMEDIVKDVKDKFNTDPIPRAAGKQDWLDYHYKGFPLVASLTKMTQLQADIKTTESEVLSTMMQGTQAVQLSMTNYTTLLETSKSAYFNGEQFDGQIVLGRKDSSTKPNKVELTLDGRPLTEKQYAIEDGKVKLKIGTGGVGEHRIKGDLIFLEDGVETKVPVDQSFATVSKPNAATISADKMNVVYRGVKNPMTISFAGVPDNKVNASAQGLSRSRGSKYIMDATRIKGREVTINVTGTLPDGQKVSDRAKFRIKDLPKPTGTIRGEDGTVKMQKNSLGISTIGAKFDDFDFELPLRVTSFMFKVPGQPTITVNGNKLDGRAKAALRKAKRGSGVQIFNIKAKAKGVSVILKKVSPVFVELTN from the coding sequence ATGGCAGGAGGAAATTTATCACCAAGACAGAAAATGATTAATCTGATGTATTTGATATTTATTGCGATGCTCGCTTTAAATATGTCGAAAGAAGTACTTTCTGCATTCGGATTAATGAACGAAAGACTAGTAGAGTCTAACAAATCAGCAAAAGAGCGTAATCACAGTTTTGTAGATAATTTAAAGCTTAAAGCTGAAGAGCAACCAGAAAAATACGAGCCTTTAAAAGCTAAAGGAGAAGCACTAGATAAGTTGGCGACAGATTTTGATACGTATCTTGAAGATTTAAAATCTAAAATGACGGCAACTGTTGATGATGCTACAGATTATGAGATTATGGATAAAGGTGACTACCTTGACGAAAATTTCTTTAAAGGAGATAAACTTAAACCAGCAGGCGAAGAGTTTTTAAACCAAATCAAGACTTTTAGAGAAGGCGTTGTTGAGTTGCTTAAAGATGAAAAAGGCATGGAAGATATCGTTAAAGATGTTAAGGATAAATTTAATACAGATCCTATTCCTAGAGCAGCTGGAAAACAAGACTGGTTAGATTATCATTATAAAGGATTCCCTTTAGTGGCTTCTTTAACAAAGATGACGCAGCTTCAAGCTGATATTAAAACTACAGAATCTGAAGTTTTATCTACGATGATGCAAGGTACACAAGCAGTACAGTTATCTATGACAAACTATACTACCTTATTAGAAACATCTAAATCTGCTTATTTTAACGGTGAGCAATTTGATGGACAAATTGTGTTAGGTCGTAAAGATTCTTCTACGAAACCAAATAAAGTAGAATTAACTTTAGACGGAAGACCACTTACTGAAAAGCAATATGCTATCGAAGATGGTAAAGTAAAGCTTAAAATAGGTACTGGTGGTGTAGGAGAGCACAGAATTAAAGGAGATTTAATCTTCTTAGAGGACGGTGTTGAGACTAAGGTGCCAGTAGATCAGTCATTTGCTACAGTTTCTAAACCAAATGCAGCTACAATTTCTGCAGATAAAATGAATGTAGTTTACCGTGGTGTTAAAAACCCAATGACTATTTCATTTGCAGGAGTACCAGATAATAAAGTAAACGCAAGTGCTCAAGGTCTTTCAAGATCTAGAGGTAGTAAATACATTATGGATGCTACCAGAATTAAAGGTAGAGAAGTAACAATTAATGTTACAGGTACATTACCTGATGGACAAAAAGTTAGTGATAGAGCTAAATTCAGAATTAAGGATTTACCAAAACCAACAGGAACGATAAGAGGAGAAGACGGAACTGTAAAAATGCAGAAGAATTCTTTAGGAATATCTACTATTGGTGCTAAGTTTGATGATTTCGATTTTGAATTACCATTACGAGTTACTAGTTTTATGTTTAAAGTACCAGGGCAGCCAACAATTACTGTTAATGGTAACAAGTTAGATGGTAGAGCAAAAGCTGCATTACGTAAAGCTAAGCGTGGATCTGGAGTTCAAATATTTAATATCAAAGCTAAGGCCAAAGGTGTTAGTGTGATACTTAAAAAAGTTTCTCCGGTATTTGTTGAACTTACTAACTAA
- the porL gene encoding type IX secretion system motor protein PorL/GldL, translated as MAKSKASKKFMNMAYGLGAAIVIVGALFKIIHFEIGPLTGNVMLTIGLVTEAIIFALSAFEPVDEELDWSLVYPELAGGQTEAKQKEDPQGILASKLDNLLKDARIDGELMASLGESIRNFEGAAKSMTSTVDSVEAAQKYGEELSLAAAQMESLNSLYKVQLESANKQASVSEESIENAAKLKEQMQSLASNLSSLNGVYGGMLSAMNKS; from the coding sequence ATGGCAAAGTCAAAAGCAAGTAAAAAATTCATGAATATGGCTTATGGATTAGGAGCAGCAATTGTAATCGTTGGAGCACTATTCAAAATTATTCACTTCGAAATAGGACCATTAACAGGAAACGTTATGTTAACCATTGGTCTAGTAACAGAGGCAATTATATTTGCGTTATCAGCATTCGAACCAGTTGATGAAGAATTAGATTGGTCTTTAGTATATCCGGAATTAGCAGGGGGACAAACAGAAGCAAAACAAAAAGAAGACCCACAAGGCATATTAGCCAGTAAATTAGATAACTTGTTAAAAGACGCTAGAATTGATGGCGAATTAATGGCAAGTTTAGGAGAAAGTATCAGAAATTTCGAAGGCGCTGCAAAAAGCATGACGTCTACAGTAGATTCTGTTGAAGCAGCTCAAAAATATGGAGAAGAGTTATCATTAGCAGCAGCTCAAATGGAATCATTAAACAGTTTATATAAAGTACAATTAGAAAGTGCAAATAAACAAGCATCTGTTAGCGAAGAATCTATAGAAAACGCTGCTAAATTAAAAGAGCAAATGCAGTCGTTAGCATCTAATTTATCTTCATTAAATGGTGTTTACGGTGGTATGCTGTCTGCAATGAATAAGAGCTAA
- the porK gene encoding T9SS ring complex lipoprotein PorK/GldK, producing MKKFVLLITVVTLLASCGSQDRGELVGIKGKKWHPEKPYGMQLIPGGAFIMGKADDDLAGVHDAPAKTVTVRAFYMDETEITNSEYRQFVNWVRDSIVRMKLAVLADEVGKVPEDGGIGEYAFKDADTANMSVYEKYMFENYTGLGPTGYEGRRINHDVDLIFDTADYPDEYYTEVMDTMYLPMEESYNGQRTWDVKKFKFQYSYMDIREAARNRGIKRKDAIIKEEIEVYPDTTVWIRDFAYSYNEPMHNDYFWHDAYSDYPVVGVTWQQAKAFCEWRTINKNSYQKSKKGSAMVNRFRLPSEAEWEYAARGGLQAATYPWGGPYTKSDRGCFMANFKPVRGDYAADQALYTVEAKSYEPNDYNLYNMAGNVSEWVNASYDASSYAYTSTINPSVNDSKNTRKIVRGGSWKDVAYFLQVSSRDYEYADSARSYIGFRTVQDYMGTQVTKNSNKK from the coding sequence ATGAAAAAGTTTGTATTATTAATCACAGTAGTAACATTACTAGCTAGTTGTGGCTCTCAAGATAGGGGCGAACTAGTAGGTATAAAAGGGAAAAAATGGCACCCGGAAAAACCTTACGGAATGCAACTTATTCCTGGAGGAGCGTTTATTATGGGTAAAGCAGATGATGATCTTGCTGGTGTACACGACGCACCTGCAAAAACAGTTACTGTAAGAGCCTTTTATATGGACGAGACAGAAATAACAAATAGCGAGTATCGTCAATTTGTTAATTGGGTAAGAGACTCAATAGTTAGAATGAAACTTGCCGTATTGGCAGACGAAGTTGGAAAAGTACCAGAAGATGGTGGTATAGGCGAGTATGCATTTAAGGATGCAGATACAGCTAATATGTCTGTTTACGAAAAGTATATGTTCGAAAACTATACAGGTTTAGGGCCTACAGGATATGAAGGAAGAAGAATTAATCATGATGTTGATTTAATCTTTGATACGGCAGATTATCCAGATGAATATTATACAGAAGTAATGGATACCATGTACCTTCCTATGGAAGAATCGTACAATGGACAGCGTACTTGGGATGTAAAGAAATTCAAGTTCCAGTACAGTTATATGGATATCCGAGAAGCTGCAAGAAATAGAGGTATTAAACGTAAAGATGCCATTATAAAAGAAGAAATTGAAGTATATCCAGATACCACTGTATGGATTAGAGATTTCGCTTATTCTTACAACGAACCAATGCATAACGATTATTTTTGGCATGATGCATACAGCGACTATCCTGTAGTTGGTGTAACATGGCAACAAGCTAAAGCATTTTGTGAATGGAGAACTATTAATAAGAACTCTTACCAAAAATCTAAAAAAGGATCTGCAATGGTAAACAGATTCAGATTACCATCTGAAGCAGAGTGGGAGTACGCAGCAAGAGGTGGTCTGCAAGCAGCTACTTACCCATGGGGAGGACCTTATACTAAGAGTGATAGAGGTTGCTTTATGGCTAACTTCAAACCAGTAAGAGGAGATTATGCAGCAGATCAGGCCTTATATACAGTAGAAGCGAAGTCTTACGAGCCTAACGATTATAATTTATATAATATGGCAGGTAACGTATCAGAATGGGTAAACGCATCATACGACGCTTCATCATATGCATATACATCTACAATAAACCCTAGTGTAAACGATAGTAAAAACACTCGTAAAATTGTAAGAGGTGGATCATGGAAAGATGTAGCATACTTTTTACAAGTAAGCTCTAGAGATTATGAGTATGCAGATTCAGCAAGAAGTTATATTGGATTTAGAACAGTACAAGATTACATGGGGACACAAGTAACTAAGAATTCTAATAAAAAATAA
- a CDS encoding formimidoylglutamase: MNFNFLSPVSDLILAHNELLSSQALGRRVKIHSAHAGIPDLDDVDIAILGVLENRNDINYIGEEFQLNEIRKSLYSLFPGGWNTNIVDLGDINRGESVEDTYFALKTAISILVKKNIIPIILGGTQDLTYANYRAYDNLIPMVNVVNVDSKFDLGDSTKPIKNNSFVGKVILDEPYNLFNYATIGYQTYFNSQEEIDLMDKLYFESYRLGQVSKDITIVEPVLRDANIVSVDLTSIKGSEVGVNQKYSPNGLDGKEICAISRYAGISNKVTSFGIYEYKPSHDDEMTSMLVAQIIWYFIEGVNYRVSDDDFSDDRNYQKFITLVDSQELVFYKSNKTGRWWIEIPFLSEVNNKLKRHALLPCMHQDYLDACNGKLPDRWYKAFQKNSV; encoded by the coding sequence ATGAATTTTAATTTTTTGTCTCCTGTTTCAGATTTAATTTTGGCTCATAACGAGCTGCTTTCATCGCAAGCCTTAGGAAGGAGAGTTAAGATTCACTCAGCACATGCCGGTATTCCCGACTTGGATGATGTAGACATTGCTATTTTAGGAGTTTTAGAAAATAGGAATGATATTAATTACATAGGAGAAGAGTTTCAACTAAATGAAATTCGAAAATCCCTATACAGTCTTTTTCCCGGAGGTTGGAATACTAATATTGTAGATTTAGGAGATATTAACAGAGGGGAAAGTGTTGAGGATACTTACTTTGCATTAAAGACTGCTATTAGTATTTTAGTAAAAAAGAATATTATCCCTATTATCTTAGGTGGTACTCAAGACCTAACCTATGCGAACTATAGAGCCTACGATAATTTAATACCTATGGTAAATGTCGTAAATGTAGATAGTAAGTTTGATTTAGGCGACTCCACAAAACCTATAAAGAATAATAGCTTTGTTGGTAAGGTTATTTTAGATGAGCCCTATAACCTTTTTAATTATGCTACCATTGGATACCAGACGTACTTCAATTCGCAAGAAGAGATAGACTTAATGGATAAGCTTTATTTCGAATCCTACAGACTAGGACAAGTTTCTAAAGATATTACCATAGTAGAACCGGTATTAAGAGATGCCAATATAGTTAGTGTAGATTTAACATCAATAAAAGGATCTGAGGTCGGCGTAAATCAAAAGTATTCGCCCAACGGTTTAGATGGTAAAGAGATTTGTGCGATCTCACGTTATGCAGGAATTAGCAATAAGGTAACTTCTTTTGGTATATATGAATATAAACCTTCCCACGACGACGAAATGACATCGATGTTGGTGGCCCAAATAATTTGGTATTTCATCGAAGGTGTAAATTATCGAGTAAGTGACGATGACTTTTCCGACGACCGAAACTATCAAAAGTTTATAACCCTTGTAGACTCGCAGGAGCTGGTTTTTTACAAGAGTAATAAGACAGGTAGATGGTGGATAGAAATTCCTTTTTTATCCGAAGTAAATAATAAATTAAAAAGACATGCGTTATTACCTTGCATGCATCAGGATTACCTTGATGCCTGCAATGGCAAGTTACCAGATCGTTGGTACAAGGCATTTCAAAAGAATAGCGTTTAA
- the topA gene encoding type I DNA topoisomerase: MAKNLVIVESPAKAKTIEKFLGKDFKVESSFGHISDLPSKELGVNVDGDFKPKYEISKDKKAVVKKLKDLAKNADLVWLASDEDREGEAIAWHLAEALKLDKEKTKRIVFHEITKAAIQKAIENPRGIDYDLVDAQQARRVLDRIVGYELSPVLWRKVKGGLSAGRVQSVSVRLIVEKEREIQGFTPVASYRVDAEFSNEDGQAFKAKLPKNFSTKEEAQEFLEKNSTASFKVSDLEKKPAKKSPAAPFTTSTLQQEASRKLYFSVSKTMTMAQRLYEAGLITYMRTDSVNLSDEARQGAQAEIESAYGAKYSKPRNYKGKAKGAQEAHEAIRPTNFATHSVNIDRDQARLYDLIWKRAIASQMSEAELERTNVKVSASTHNELFSANGEVITFDGFLKVYLEGTDDEDVEQEGMLPAMKTNETLLNSYISATERYTRPPARFTEASLVKKLEELGIGRPSTYAPTISTIQNRNYIEKGVVEGVERSYTQLRLQNGSVSDKRLTEKIGSDKGKLVPTDIGMIVTDFLVNHFETILDYNFTAKVEENFDEIAEGNEDWTIMMKSFYKNFHPKVEDVKENAERESGERILGTDPKTGKQVSVRLGRFGPMVQIGTVDDEEKPQFASLSPDQQLNTITYEEAMDLFQLPKSLGTYEGEDIVVNNGRFGPYVKFGDSFVSLPKGVDPLSVELDDAIVLIKEKQKADAPIYVYKDLPVQKGKGRFGPFIKWNNMFINVNKKYDWDNLSEEDIVELIETKIQKEIDKVVHNWEEEGVRVEKARWGRHNVIQGKVKVELAKTVDVSEMTLDEAKAIIEANAPKKKAAKKKAPAKKKAPAKKK, from the coding sequence ATGGCGAAGAATTTAGTGATAGTAGAGTCACCAGCAAAGGCAAAAACCATTGAAAAATTTCTAGGAAAAGACTTTAAAGTAGAGTCAAGTTTCGGACATATATCCGATTTACCTTCCAAAGAATTAGGCGTTAATGTAGATGGTGATTTTAAACCGAAATATGAGATATCCAAGGATAAAAAGGCAGTTGTAAAAAAATTAAAGGACTTAGCTAAAAATGCCGATTTGGTTTGGTTAGCAAGTGATGAGGATCGAGAAGGGGAAGCAATTGCTTGGCACTTGGCTGAAGCTTTAAAATTAGATAAGGAAAAAACGAAACGAATTGTTTTTCACGAAATCACAAAGGCAGCTATTCAAAAAGCAATTGAAAACCCCAGAGGTATCGATTACGATTTGGTAGATGCCCAGCAAGCCCGTCGTGTACTGGATAGAATAGTAGGTTATGAACTATCTCCTGTGCTTTGGCGAAAAGTAAAAGGAGGATTATCTGCAGGTAGAGTACAGTCCGTTTCGGTGAGACTCATTGTTGAGAAAGAGAGAGAAATTCAAGGGTTTACACCAGTAGCTTCATATAGGGTTGATGCTGAATTTTCTAACGAAGACGGACAAGCCTTTAAAGCAAAACTTCCAAAGAATTTTTCAACTAAAGAAGAAGCGCAAGAGTTTTTAGAAAAGAACAGTACGGCGAGTTTTAAAGTTTCAGATTTAGAAAAGAAACCCGCAAAAAAATCTCCGGCGGCACCGTTTACCACATCAACGTTACAACAAGAAGCATCACGTAAATTATATTTTTCGGTAAGTAAAACCATGACGATGGCACAGCGCCTATACGAAGCGGGTTTAATTACTTATATGAGAACAGATAGTGTAAACCTATCGGATGAAGCCAGACAAGGCGCCCAAGCAGAAATTGAAAGTGCTTATGGGGCAAAGTATAGTAAACCGAGAAATTATAAAGGTAAAGCAAAAGGTGCTCAAGAAGCGCATGAGGCTATACGACCTACAAATTTTGCAACACATTCAGTAAATATCGATAGGGATCAAGCACGTTTATACGATTTAATTTGGAAACGAGCTATAGCATCGCAAATGAGCGAGGCAGAATTAGAGCGTACCAATGTAAAAGTTAGTGCTTCTACACATAATGAACTTTTCTCGGCCAATGGAGAGGTCATTACTTTTGATGGCTTTTTGAAAGTATATTTAGAAGGAACAGATGATGAAGATGTTGAGCAAGAAGGTATGTTACCAGCAATGAAAACTAACGAGACACTTCTTAATAGTTATATTTCAGCAACTGAACGTTATACACGTCCGCCTGCAAGATTTACCGAAGCCTCACTCGTTAAGAAGTTAGAAGAGTTGGGTATTGGACGTCCGTCAACATACGCGCCAACAATTTCAACCATACAAAATAGAAATTATATAGAAAAAGGTGTAGTTGAAGGTGTAGAAAGAAGCTATACACAACTACGACTTCAGAATGGTTCGGTAAGCGATAAACGATTAACCGAAAAAATAGGTTCAGATAAAGGAAAGTTAGTGCCAACAGATATAGGTATGATTGTAACCGACTTTTTGGTAAATCATTTTGAAACCATTTTGGATTACAATTTTACAGCTAAGGTTGAGGAGAACTTCGATGAGATAGCCGAAGGGAATGAGGATTGGACTATAATGATGAAGTCATTTTATAAAAACTTCCATCCGAAAGTAGAAGATGTAAAAGAAAATGCAGAAAGAGAATCTGGAGAGCGTATTTTAGGAACAGATCCTAAAACCGGAAAGCAGGTAAGTGTGCGTTTAGGTCGATTTGGACCTATGGTGCAAATTGGTACTGTAGACGATGAAGAAAAACCACAGTTTGCCAGTCTTAGTCCAGACCAACAATTAAATACCATTACTTACGAGGAAGCTATGGATTTATTCCAGCTTCCAAAAAGTTTAGGAACTTACGAAGGAGAAGACATTGTAGTAAATAATGGACGTTTTGGACCTTATGTTAAATTTGGAGACTCATTTGTTTCGTTGCCTAAAGGTGTAGATCCTTTGAGTGTCGAACTTGATGACGCTATTGTTTTAATTAAAGAAAAGCAAAAAGCAGACGCTCCTATATATGTGTATAAAGATTTACCAGTACAAAAAGGTAAAGGACGTTTTGGGCCATTTATTAAATGGAACAATATGTTTATTAATGTAAATAAGAAATACGATTGGGATAACTTATCTGAAGAGGATATTGTTGAATTAATTGAAACAAAAATTCAAAAAGAAATAGATAAGGTTGTTCATAATTGGGAAGAAGAAGGAGTACGTGTTGAAAAAGCACGTTGGGGTAGACATAATGTTATACAAGGAAAGGTAAAAGTAGAACTGGCTAAAACGGTTGACGTTTCCGAAATGACTTTGGATGAGGCTAAGGCAATTATAGAAGCTAACGCACCAAAGAAAAAAGCGGCTAAGAAAAAAGCACCAGCGAAAAAGAAAGCACCAGCTAAAAAGAAATAA